Proteins found in one Hevea brasiliensis isolate MT/VB/25A 57/8 chromosome 18, ASM3005281v1, whole genome shotgun sequence genomic segment:
- the LOC110646683 gene encoding homeobox-DDT domain protein RLT1 isoform X3 has product MESNSEGENQNRGSSANNNIGNSNEGHSRPKRQMKTPFQLEALEKAYALEAYPSEAMRADLSQKLGLSDRQLQMWFCHRRLKDKKEIPAKKPRKAVPLESPVEEMRAMAPEPEPEPEPEPGSDYGSGSGSGSSPFMEPRKVSLDDMPMIRRYYESSPQSVMELRAIACVEAQLGEPLREDGPILGMEFDPLPPDAFGAPIAMAEQQKRPMHSYAGEVYERHDAKSSKVSARAFHEYQFLQDQSSIRSDAYGQVDQSPYRDPSVDIPRGKASIIHEDEPLAKVQGVRHLSQPDKKGHALSSLHRDDDYLLHHESVTNNRIDLRIGKKCKNDEARITREVEARENQIRKELEKQDQLRRKSEERMRKEMEKQERERRKEEDRLIRERQREEERSLREQKRELERREKFLQKEYLRAEKKRQKEELRREKEAVKRQAAIEKATARRIAKESLDLIEDEQLELMELAAASKGLTSVVHLNYDTLQNLDSFRDSLSIFPPESIQLKKPFAIQPWMDSEENIGNLLMVWKFFITFADVLGLWPFTLDEFVQAFHDYDSRLLGEVHLALLKLIIKDIEDVARTPSTGLGANQYCAANPEGGHLQIVEGAYIWGFDIRNWQRHLNPLTWPEIFRQLALSAGFGPRLKKRSSTRTYLGDNDEVKGCEDTISTLRNGSAAENAFSLMRERGLLLPRRSRHRLTPGTVKFAAFHVLSLEGSKGLTVLELADKIQKSGLRDLTTSKTPEASISVALTRDQKLFERIAPSTYCLRAAYRKDPADAEAILSAARKKIRIFENGFSGGEDVDDVERDEDSEGDIDEDPEVDDLTTPLSANRSADHSIEANTCSGSGKDNLCNGIPLIAQNELVKEPSSIHLNGPKDAKTPSSTEQCVPHEDVGVRNVDQENIEIDESKSGESWIQGLAEGEYAHLSVEERLNSLVALVGIANEGNTIRAVLEDRLEAANALKKQMWAEAQLDRSRLKEDIVSKLDFPSFIGGKAEIQVTSSVVEGGQSPLPLDDSKNKEASPSTAVDQKPLPASRNVQNHHNSVPTEKTLMVQDLSVNPDNFSSQQHGYASKRSRSQLKAYIGHIAEETYVYRSLPLGQDRRHNRYWQFVASASKNDPCSGRIFVELHDGNWRLIDSEEAFDALLSSLDTRGIRESHLRIMLQKIEKSFKQNVRRNFQSENIVCQNGIAAENEVGEADSSPNCSAGIGSPSSMVCGSSSDALDTSSLFRIELGRNEMEQKGAMKRYQDFQKWTWKECFNSLTLCAMKYGKKRCSQLLTTCDVCFDSYLAEDSDSVSCHQTLNAADKSFNFLEHGIQCKVRRKLDPGVCDTSLPLGIRLLNALLAFIEASVPPEARESFWIENHRKTWATKLNMSSSTEELLQILTVLESAIKRDYLSANFEMTKELLGSATSAQSALYGSTDLGSVPVLPWIPKTTAAVALRLFELDGSVAYIQHEKAELSEDKPVKVYMKLPSRYSPLKNKEIELKGLRQHEHVKEEHLTDLRSKRSSYKRGRGGRDQGYATKWQRRVPGLKSYSNRRNVRETGKFNLGSKQGRRTNAKSSGRGLRTVRRRRVEMMVAEEPLIGRMTSTVGPRSYGGSLRNLGEENWGAEKVRTDADVGMDVDVDVDVDVDDADNNSVEAGESDDNVEAEGYEQRNWEQSFNGASNRWNRTVMEVSDDDGDASGDDNGIEEMGAEESEGDIEISEGSDGVGNKIENEEGTDSAVSDFSSD; this is encoded by the exons ATGGAGTCGAATTCTGAAGGTGAGAATCAGAATAGAGGCAGCAGCGCCAACAACAATATTGGGAATTCTAATGAAGGACACAGCAGGCCCAAACGCCAGATGAAGACTCCCTTCCAACTCGAAGCTCTTGAAAAGGCTTATGCTT TGGAGGCATATCCATCAGAGGCCATGCGGGCAGACTTATCACAGAAGTTAGGTCTCTCTGATAGGCAACTGCAGATGTGGTTTTGTCACAGGAGATTGAAGGACAAAAAGGAGATTCCTGCCAAGAAACCCCGTAAGGCAGTGCCATTGGAATCTCCTGTGGAGGAGATGAGGGCAATGGCGCCTGAGCCTGAGCCTGAGCCTGAGCCTGAGCCTGGAAGTGACTATGGGTCTGGCTCAGGTTCAGGCTCTAGCCCATTTATGGAGCCAAGGAAGGTGTCTTTGGATGATATGCCAATGATAAGGAGGTACTATGAATCCTCGCCTCAGTCAGTTATGGAGCTTAGAGCTATTGCATGTGTGGAGGCACAATTGGGCGAGCCATTGAGGGAGGATGGGCCAATTCTTGGGATGGAGTTTGATCCATTGCCACCTGATGCATTTGGGGCGCCTATAG CAATGGCGGAGCAGCAGAAGCGGCCAATGCATTCTTATGCTGGCGAAGTATACGAGCGACATGATGCAAAATCCAGCAAA GTATCTGCAAGGGCTTTTCATGAGTATCAGTTTCTCCAAGACCAGTCCAGTATTAGATCTGATGCATATGGACAAGTTGATCAATCTCCTTATCGCGATCCTTCAGTTGATATTCCGAGGGGTAAAGCATCAATTATTCATGAAGATGAACCATTGGCCAAGGTTCAAGGTGTTCGCCATTTGTCTCAACCAGACAAGAAGGGACATGCCCTTTCATCACTTCACAGGGATGATGACTATCTCCTTCATCATGAATCAGTTACAAACAATAGAATAG ATCTGCGGATTGGGAAGAAATGCAAG AATGATGAAGCTAGAATTACAAGGGAAGTTGAAGCTCGTGAAAATCAGATCCGCAAAGAGCTTGAGAAACAGGATCAACTGAGGCGGAAG AGTGAAGAGCGAATGAGGAAAGAAATGGAAAAGCAGGAGCGTGAAAGACGGAAGGAAGAAGACAGATTAATTCGTGAAAGGCAGCGAGAGGAGGAGAGATCACTGCGTGAGCAAAAACGTGAACTTGAGCGCAGGGAAAAGTTTTTACAGAAAGAGTACTTAAGA gcTGAGAAAAAGAGGCAAAAGGAGGAACTTCGGAGAGAGAAAGAGGCAGTGAAGCGCCAAGCTGCAATTGAGAAGGCAACTGCACGCAGAATTGCTAAGGAATCTTTGGATCTTATAGAGGATGAGCAGTTGGAACTCATGGAATTGGCTGCTGCAAGCAAGGGGCTAACCTCAGTAGTTCACCTCAACTATGATACTTTGCAAAACCTTGATTCATTCAGAG ACTCTTTGAGCATATTCCCACCAGAGTCCATACAATTGAAAAAACCATTTGCTATTCAACCTTGGATGGATTCAGAGGAAAATATTGGGAATCTTCTGATG GTATGGAAATTTTTTATTACTTTTGCTGATGTCCTTGGGTTATGGCCTTTTACCCTTGATGAGTTTGTTCAAGCTTTTCACGACTAT GATTCAAGGTTGCTGGGTGAGGTACATTTGGCTCTTCTGAAATTGATAATCAAAGATATTGAAGATGTTGCCAGGACACCCTCTACTGGATTGGGCGCAAATCAATATTGTGCTGCTAATCCTGAAGGTGGACATCTGCAGATTGTTGAAGGG GCATATATATGGGGCTTTGACATACGCAACTGGCAGCGACACTTAAATCCACTAACGTGGCCTGAAATATTCCGACAATTAGCATTGTCTGCAGGATTTGGCCCACGGTTGAAGAAAAGGAGTTCAACAAGGACATACTTGGGTGACAATGATGAG GTTAAAGGTTGTGAAGATACCATTTCTACACTACGCAATGGGTCAGCAGCTGAAAATGCATTTTCACTAATGCGGGAGAGGGGCTTATTACTTCCTCGAAGATCTAGGCATCGGTTGACACCTGGAACAGTCAAGTTTGCAGCTTTCCATGTTCTTTCACTTGAGGGAAGCAAGGGTTTAACTGTGTTAGAACTTGCAGATAAGATTCAG AAATCTGGGCTTCGGGACCTGACAACAAGCAAGACACCAGAGGCATCTATATCTGTTGCCTTGACAAGGGATCAAAAGCTTTTTGAAAGAATTGCTCCTTCGACATATTGTTTACGGGCTGCTTACAGAAAAGATCCTGCAGATGCTGAGGCAATACTTTCAGCTGCGAGAAAGAAAATTCGGATATTTGAAAATGGGTTTTCAGGTGGAGAAGATGTTGATGATGTTGAAAGAGATGAAGATTCTGAAGGTGATATTGATGAGGACCCCGAAGTTGATGATTTAACTACTCCATTGAGTGCTAACAGAAGTGCAGATCATTCTATTGAAGCAAACACTTGTTCAGGAAGTGGAAAAGATAATTTATGCAATGGTATTCCATTAATTGCACAAAATGAGCTTGTTAAAGAACCTTCATCTATCCATCTGAATGGTCCAAAGGATGCCAAGACTCCAAGTAGCACCGAACAATGTGTTCCTCATGAAGACGTTGGGGTAAGAAATGTAGATCAGGAAAATATTGAGATTGATGAGAGCAAGTCAGGTGAATCATGGATTCAAGGACTTGCAGAAGGGGAATATGCTCATCTAAGTGTTGAGGAGCGTCTTAATTCCCTTGTTGCATTGGTTGGTATTGCAAATGAAGGAAATACCATTCGTGCTGTACTTGAG GATCGTTTGGAGGCTGCAAATGCTCTTAAAAAGCAAATGTGGGCTGAGGCACAATTAGACAGAAGTCGCTTGAAAGAAGATATTGTGAGTAAATTAGATTTCCCATCTTTTATTGGGGGCAAAGCTGAAATACAAGTAACTAGTTCTGTAGTGGAGGGCGGCCAAAGCCCATTGCCCCTTGATGATAGTAAAAATAAGGAGGCATCTCCAAGCACTGCAGTAGACCAAAAGCCGTTGCCTGCTTCAAGAAATGTACAGAATCACCACAACAGTGTTCCTACTGAAAAAACCTTGATGGTTCAAGATCTCTCCGTGAATCCGGATAACTTCTCAAGTCAGCAACATGGATATGCTTCAAAAAGGTCACGCTCACAACTGAAAGCTTATATTGGCCACATAGCGGAAGAGACATATGTCTACAGGTCCTTGCCTCTTGGACAAGACCGCAGACATAATCGATACTGGCAGTTTGTAGCATCTGCATCTAAAAATGATCCTTGTTCTGGTAGAATCTTTGTTGAATTACATGATGGCAATTGGAGGCTTATTGACTCTGAAGAG GCCTTTGATGCCCTTTTGTCATCATTGGATACTCGCGGCATTAGGGAATCCCATTTGCGTATAATGTTGCAAAAGATTGAGAAATCCTTCAAACAAAATGTCCGAAGAAACTTCCAGTCTGAAAACATTGTGTGTCAAAATGGAATTGCTGCTGAAAATGAAGTCGGTGAAGCTGATTCTAGCCCTAATTGCTCGGCTGGCATTGGCAGTCCTAGCAGTATGGTTTGTGGTTCGAGCTCAGATGCCTTGGATACGTCTTCTTTGTTTAGAATTGAGCTTGGGAGAAATGAAATGGAACAGAAAGGTGCCATGAAAAGGTACCAAGATTTTCAGAAGTGGACATGGAAGGAATGCTTCAATTCCTTAACATTGTGTGCCATGAAATATGGGAAGAAAAGGTGTTCACAGCTGTTGACCACTTGTGACGTGTGTTTTGATTCTTATCTAGCTGAGGACAGTGACTCTGTTTCTTGCCACCAGACGCTCAATGCTGCTgataaaagttttaattttttagaaCATGGGATTCAGTGTAAAGTTAGAAGGAAATTAGACCCTGGGGTTTGTGATACTTCTCTACCTCTGGGAATCAGATTGCTTAATGCTCTGTTAGCTTTCATTGAG GCATCTGTTCCACCAGAAGCTCGAGAGTCATTTTGGATTGAAAACCACAGAAAGACCTGGGCCACAAAGTTGAACATGTCATCATCAACTGAGGAACTCCTGCAG ATATTGACTGTGCTTGAGAGTGCCATAAAACGAGATTATTTATCTGCCAACTTTGAGATGACAAAAGAATTATTGGGTTCTGCCACTTCAGCACAGAGTGCATTATATGGTTCTACTGACCTAGGATCAGTTCCTGTGCTTCCCTGGATACCAAAAACCACTGCCGCTGTGGCTCTGAGGCTTTTTGAGCTTGATGGTTCGGTTGCATACATTCAGCATGAAAAGGCTGAACTTAGTGAAGACAAGCCAGTTAAAGTATATATG AAGCTTCCTTCGAGATACTCTCCCCTCAAGAATAAAGAGATTGAACTAAAAGGACTGAGGCAACATGAACATGTCAAAGAAGAGCACTTAACTGACTTGCGAAGCAAACGTAGCAGCTACAAACGTGGGCGAGGAGGCCGTGATCAAGGATATGCTACAAAGTGGCAAAGAAGAGTGCCTGGTCTTAAATCTTATTCAAATAGGCGTAATGTTAGGGAAACTGGTAAATTTAATCTAGGATCTAAACAGGGGCGAAGGACAAATGCTAAATCTTCTGGTCGTGGTCTTCGAACAGTTAGGAGGAGGAGGGTAGAAATGATGGTAGCTGAGGAGCCATTGATTGGTCGTATGACAAGCACTGTTGGCCCAAGGAGCTATGGTGGATCATTAAGGAACTTGGGTGAGGAAAATTGGGGCGCTGAAAAAGTCAGGACGGATGCGGATGTGGGTATGGATGTGGATGTGGATGTGGATGTGGATGTAGATGATGCTGATAATAACAGTGTGGAAGCAGGAGAATCTGATGATAATGTTGAAGCAGAGGGATATGAGCAAAGAAATTGGGAGCAAAGTTTTAATGGAGCCTCCAATAGGTGGAATAGAACTGTAATGGAAGTGAGTGATGATGATGGAGATGCTTCCGGAGATGATAATGGCATTGAAGAAATGGGAGCTGAAGAGTCAGAGGGAGACATAGAGATAAGTGAGGGTTCAGATGGAGTAGGAAATAAGATAGAGAATGAGGAAGGCACAGACTCAGCAGTTTCAGATTTCTCTAGTGACTGA